A DNA window from Chryseobacterium sp. MEBOG06 contains the following coding sequences:
- a CDS encoding helix-turn-helix domain-containing protein — translation MNESILPVTQFLEDSFVYSCSFDKQRGHEQFVPHHTLAFQFSGETHIQLSKGTLVLRENQMLLARGNQLTKSTKIPGKDKEYKSMSILLTDAVLRQFAANNPSGSKKIYSGENNILLKPDALMEGYFHSLLPYIEQSKGISRKLTEIKIDEAIELLLNLSPDLKNFLFDFTEPFKIDLEKFMLQNYHFNVPIENFARLTGRSLAGFKRDFEKAFQTSPRKWLQEKRLEEAYRIIHMENKKPADIYIDLGFENLSHFYTCFKKKYGTTPAESLTIKKITK, via the coding sequence ATGAATGAAAGTATATTGCCTGTAACACAATTTCTTGAGGACAGCTTTGTATACTCCTGTTCATTTGACAAACAACGTGGACACGAACAATTTGTACCTCATCACACATTAGCTTTTCAGTTTTCGGGAGAAACGCATATACAGCTGTCCAAAGGCACATTAGTACTTCGTGAAAACCAAATGTTACTAGCGAGAGGAAACCAACTGACAAAATCCACAAAAATTCCGGGTAAAGACAAAGAATACAAAAGTATGTCGATACTGCTTACCGATGCTGTATTACGACAGTTCGCCGCTAATAATCCATCAGGCAGCAAGAAGATATACTCTGGAGAAAACAATATACTGCTAAAACCAGATGCGCTTATGGAAGGCTATTTCCACTCCCTGCTTCCCTATATTGAACAGTCAAAAGGCATCAGTAGGAAACTGACCGAAATAAAAATAGATGAGGCAATCGAATTGCTGCTTAATTTAAGTCCGGATCTCAAAAATTTTCTTTTTGATTTCACAGAACCTTTTAAAATAGATCTTGAAAAATTCATGTTGCAGAACTATCACTTCAACGTTCCGATAGAAAATTTCGCCAGGCTTACCGGAAGGAGTCTTGCAGGCTTTAAACGGGATTTTGAGAAAGCTTTTCAGACCTCTCCACGCAAATGGCTTCAGGAGAAACGTCTTGAAGAAGCCTATAGGATTATTCATATGGAAAATAAGAAGCCCGCAGATATCTATATTGATCTGGGATTTGAGAATCTGTCACATTTCTACACCTGTTTCAAAAAGAAATACGGGACCACCCCTGCCGAAAGTTTAACAATCAAAAAAATAACAAAATGA
- a CDS encoding GNAT family N-acetyltransferase, with protein sequence MNIKIKNCSLSDVTDIMALYQAARELQTEREMVVWPYFEDAFLKKEINENRQWKITFDGTIACNWTITFEDKEIWGIKDKNDSIYIHRICTNPELRGNRYIDEIVKWSREYAKQEGKRFVRLDTLGNNIKLIEHYTSAGFNFLGMVKLTDTEQLPAHYQNERNCCLFELDVWM encoded by the coding sequence ATGAATATAAAAATCAAAAACTGTTCGCTATCTGATGTAACTGATATTATGGCACTCTATCAAGCGGCAAGGGAGCTCCAGACGGAAAGGGAAATGGTAGTTTGGCCTTACTTTGAAGATGCGTTTCTTAAAAAGGAAATCAATGAAAATCGACAGTGGAAAATAACTTTTGATGGTACAATAGCCTGCAATTGGACGATCACATTTGAGGATAAGGAAATCTGGGGAATCAAAGACAAAAACGACAGCATTTATATACATCGAATTTGTACAAATCCTGAATTGCGAGGTAACAGATATATCGATGAAATAGTAAAATGGTCCAGGGAATATGCAAAACAAGAAGGAAAACGGTTTGTCCGCCTTGACACATTGGGAAATAATATAAAGTTAATAGAACACTACACATCGGCCGGATTCAATTTTTTAGGTATGGTCAAACTTACTGATACAGAACAACTACCGGCTCATTATCAAAATGAAAGAAATTGCTGCCTTTTTGAATTAGACGTTTGGATGTAG
- a CDS encoding rod shape-determining protein — MGLFDMFTQEIAMDLGTANTLIIHNNKIVIDQPSIVAIDRSTGKPIAVGEQAKLMQGKTHENIKTIRPLKDGVIADFHASEHMIKEFIKQIPGIRGRFIQPALRIVICIPSGITEVEKRAVKDSALKVNAKEVKLIYEPMAAAIGAGIDVQNPEGNMIIDIGGGTTEIAVIALGGIVCDKSLKIAGDVFTNDIAYFLRSHYNLYIGERTAERIKIEIGSALEELDYPLEDIPVQGRDLITGKPKEIMVNYKEIFKALDKSIMRIEDAVLETLSLTPPELAADIYKTGIYLAGGGALLNGLADRIHRKTGLPVCVAEDPLRAVVRGTGIALKNINKFRFLTTS; from the coding sequence CCTTCTATTGTCGCTATTGACCGATCTACCGGAAAGCCCATTGCAGTTGGAGAACAAGCCAAACTTATGCAGGGGAAAACTCATGAAAACATCAAAACGATACGTCCATTAAAAGATGGGGTCATTGCCGATTTTCATGCTTCCGAACACATGATTAAAGAATTTATCAAACAGATACCTGGAATCAGAGGTAGATTTATTCAGCCTGCTCTCAGAATTGTAATATGTATTCCTTCAGGAATTACTGAAGTTGAAAAAAGAGCTGTTAAAGATTCTGCACTGAAAGTGAATGCCAAGGAAGTAAAGCTAATCTATGAGCCCATGGCAGCCGCTATTGGAGCAGGTATAGATGTTCAGAACCCTGAAGGAAATATGATTATTGACATAGGAGGCGGAACTACTGAAATAGCAGTGATTGCACTTGGCGGTATCGTTTGTGATAAGTCTCTGAAAATAGCTGGCGATGTGTTTACAAATGACATTGCTTATTTTCTGAGATCACACTATAATCTATATATTGGAGAAAGAACCGCTGAAAGAATAAAAATTGAAATAGGTTCCGCCCTGGAGGAACTTGATTATCCTTTAGAAGATATTCCGGTTCAGGGAAGAGATCTGATCACAGGGAAGCCAAAAGAAATCATGGTCAATTACAAGGAGATTTTCAAAGCTCTGGATAAATCGATTATGAGGATTGAAGATGCTGTTTTGGAAACACTTTCTCTTACTCCTCCAGAGCTTGCAGCGGATATCTATAAAACAGGTATTTATCTTGCCGGAGGCGGTGCTCTGCTGAATGGGCTTGCTGACAGAATACACAGAAAAACAGGACTCCCTGTATGCGTTGCTGAAGATCCTTTAAGAGCTGTTGTTCGTGGAACGGGCATCGCACTTAAAAATATAAATAAGTTCAGATTTCTTACAACGAGTTAA
- a CDS encoding nuclear transport factor 2 family protein translates to MNYDQKILEAEDRLAIRELVDRYAYCADTRDAKGQMALFTNDTNFEVYYDPKADSPSEVYTGRPSLFPVFDNLNSYSATMHFNGQSTILSLNENTATGITYCIAHHQTFENNIQKLMVAYIRYKDRFVKQDEKWFFAERKLLVDIIENR, encoded by the coding sequence ATGAATTACGATCAAAAAATTCTGGAAGCGGAAGATCGACTGGCCATTCGTGAACTGGTAGACCGCTACGCCTATTGCGCAGATACAAGAGATGCAAAAGGACAAATGGCCCTTTTTACCAACGATACAAATTTTGAGGTCTATTACGACCCTAAAGCAGATAGCCCCTCAGAAGTATATACTGGCAGACCGTCTCTATTTCCTGTCTTTGACAATCTGAACTCGTATTCTGCTACGATGCACTTTAACGGGCAGAGTACAATTTTATCTCTAAACGAAAATACTGCGACAGGAATTACCTACTGTATTGCTCATCATCAGACCTTTGAGAATAATATCCAGAAATTAATGGTAGCTTATATCCGTTACAAAGACCGGTTTGTAAAGCAGGATGAAAAATGGTTTTTTGCAGAACGCAAATTGCTCGTTGATATTATTGAAAACAGGTAA
- a CDS encoding peptidase domain-containing ABC transporter, with product MKKDILIKQHDLKDCGAACLASVSAHYGLKMPIAKIRQLSHTDTRGTNVLGLVQGLESMGFNAKGVKGGADVLPDIPLPAIAHIVSKEQYHHYVVIYKVAKSKVSVMDPAFGKVEEYTNEEFSKIWTGVLVLLEPNQYFEQKNEKTILYKRFWNLIQPHKSILIQALLGALVYTILGLSTSIYIEKITDYVLIDGNRRLLNLLSVGMIVILLFQIFIGAMKSILVLQTGQKMDKHLILGYYKHLLKLPQRFFDTMKVGEIISRVNDAVKIRTFINDAAIQIFVNIFIVIFSFTLMFTYYWKLGLITALVIPLYFFVYWLTNKLNKKVERKMMEENAELESHLVESLNSVRTLKQFGIETFANNKTDNAFTKLLKTIYKSVLNALFAGNSSELLSRIFTIILLWVGSGYVIDRIITPGELLSFYALIGYFTSPVAELIGMNKTIQNALIAADRLFEIMDLEREETTEKIDLATEHIGDIQFKEVNFSYGSRVDVFTDFNCILKKGETTAIVGESGSGKTTLAALIQNLYSLKSGKILIGDYDINYISNYSLRSLISVVPQQIDLFSGNVIENIALGDDFPDMQRVFSITKNLGILSFVEKLPNGFQTYLGENGALLSGGQKQRIAIARALYKNPEILILDEATSSLDTEAETVIQKTLQEFKNQGKTMIVIAHRLSTVANSDTILVMKEGQIIEQGNHDELISKNSVYKSMWEKQSLRLS from the coding sequence ATGAAAAAAGATATATTAATTAAACAACATGATTTAAAAGATTGTGGTGCAGCTTGTTTGGCTTCTGTTTCTGCTCATTATGGATTAAAAATGCCTATTGCTAAAATTAGACAATTAAGCCATACTGATACAAGAGGAACTAATGTATTAGGACTTGTACAGGGGTTGGAATCAATGGGGTTTAATGCTAAAGGAGTGAAAGGAGGGGCAGATGTTTTACCAGACATTCCATTACCTGCTATTGCTCACATTGTAAGTAAAGAACAATATCATCATTACGTTGTTATCTATAAAGTAGCTAAAAGTAAGGTTTCCGTGATGGACCCTGCTTTTGGTAAAGTTGAAGAATATACTAATGAAGAGTTTTCCAAAATATGGACTGGTGTTCTGGTCCTGTTAGAGCCCAATCAATATTTTGAGCAAAAAAATGAAAAAACCATCCTATACAAAAGATTCTGGAATCTGATACAACCCCATAAAAGCATCTTAATTCAGGCTTTATTAGGGGCATTAGTCTATACTATTTTAGGGCTGTCCACATCAATTTATATAGAGAAAATTACGGATTATGTTTTGATTGATGGCAATAGAAGACTTTTAAACTTACTTTCTGTAGGTATGATTGTCATTTTATTATTTCAGATTTTTATAGGAGCTATGAAAAGTATTCTTGTTCTGCAAACAGGACAAAAAATGGATAAACACCTGATATTAGGTTACTATAAACATTTATTGAAGCTTCCACAACGTTTTTTTGATACCATGAAAGTGGGAGAAATCATTTCAAGGGTAAATGATGCTGTAAAAATAAGAACATTCATCAATGATGCTGCTATTCAAATATTTGTAAATATTTTTATTGTTATTTTTTCATTTACTTTAATGTTTACCTATTACTGGAAACTGGGACTCATTACAGCTTTAGTTATTCCGTTGTATTTTTTTGTCTATTGGCTTACAAACAAACTAAATAAGAAAGTAGAGAGAAAAATGATGGAGGAAAATGCAGAATTAGAATCTCATTTAGTTGAATCTCTCAATTCAGTCAGAACTCTCAAACAATTTGGAATAGAGACATTTGCCAATAATAAAACAGATAATGCATTTACCAAATTATTAAAAACAATATATAAGTCTGTACTTAATGCCTTATTTGCAGGTAATTCATCTGAGCTTTTGTCCAGAATATTTACAATCATATTGCTTTGGGTAGGTTCAGGATATGTTATAGATAGGATTATTACTCCTGGGGAGCTTTTATCATTTTATGCTTTAATAGGTTACTTTACAAGTCCTGTTGCTGAGCTTATAGGGATGAATAAAACAATACAGAATGCTTTAATAGCAGCAGACCGTTTGTTTGAAATTATGGATTTGGAACGGGAAGAAACCACAGAAAAAATTGATTTGGCAACTGAACATATCGGAGATATTCAATTTAAAGAGGTTAATTTTAGCTATGGAAGTAGAGTTGATGTTTTTACTGATTTTAATTGTATACTAAAAAAAGGAGAAACAACTGCCATCGTAGGAGAAAGTGGAAGTGGGAAAACTACCTTAGCAGCTTTAATTCAAAATTTATATTCTTTAAAATCAGGTAAAATTCTAATTGGAGACTATGATATAAACTACATTTCAAATTACTCACTAAGGAGTTTAATTTCGGTTGTACCCCAACAGATAGATTTGTTTTCGGGAAATGTAATTGAAAACATTGCATTAGGAGATGATTTTCCTGATATGCAGAGAGTATTTAGCATAACTAAAAACTTAGGAATATTAAGCTTTGTAGAAAAACTTCCGAATGGTTTTCAGACTTATTTAGGGGAAAACGGGGCTTTATTATCAGGGGGACAAAAGCAAAGAATTGCTATTGCCAGAGCTTTGTATAAGAATCCTGAAATTTTAATTTTAGATGAAGCAACATCTTCGTTAGATACCGAAGCAGAGACTGTTATACAGAAAACATTACAAGAATTTAAAAATCAAGGTAAAACAATGATTGTCATAGCTCACCGATTAAGTACGGTTGCTAATTCTGACACCATTCTTGTCATGAAAGAAGGACAAATTATAGAACAAGGGAACCATGATGAGCTCATTTCTAAAAATTCGGTATATAAGTCTATGTGGGAAAAGCAAAGTCTTAGATTGAGTTGA